A part of Paenibacillus sp. sptzw28 genomic DNA contains:
- a CDS encoding ABC-2 family transporter protein: MNGWLLKWSAKGRKIEAVAHITVRQQLAYKTDFIMRAAFLLLILYVFIQLWSAAYDGDSGRVISGFTLKQIVWYLVFTEALTMAGPALCVRIEEEVKNGDIAIRLIRPLSYVGFHYVSYMAEAAFRFVIHLAAGSAIAWAFVGAPAFGLGWLGLLGLSIGALTLAFLLNAAVALTAFWVEETRGMEFVLQKLQFTVGGMLLPIDLMPEWLQRICAWLPFQAVLYYPARTAVNFQSSQLMPQFAVQAAWIAVMAAAVVLIYRRGVAKLHVNGG; this comes from the coding sequence ATGAACGGTTGGCTGCTGAAATGGTCGGCAAAGGGCCGCAAAATCGAGGCTGTGGCGCATATCACGGTTCGCCAGCAGTTGGCGTACAAGACGGATTTTATAATGCGGGCAGCGTTCCTGCTGTTAATTCTGTATGTTTTCATCCAGCTGTGGTCGGCTGCTTATGACGGCGACAGCGGGCGGGTCATCTCCGGGTTTACGCTTAAGCAAATCGTCTGGTATCTCGTGTTTACAGAGGCGCTTACGATGGCGGGTCCGGCCCTATGCGTCCGGATCGAAGAAGAGGTGAAGAACGGCGATATTGCAATCCGGCTTATCCGGCCGTTGTCATACGTCGGCTTCCATTACGTCTCTTATATGGCGGAAGCGGCGTTTCGGTTCGTTATCCATCTCGCGGCGGGAAGCGCAATTGCCTGGGCGTTTGTCGGCGCACCGGCATTCGGGCTCGGATGGCTTGGTTTGCTAGGGCTCAGCATCGGGGCGTTGACCCTGGCATTTCTGCTGAACGCGGCGGTAGCGCTCACCGCGTTCTGGGTCGAGGAGACACGCGGCATGGAATTCGTACTCCAGAAGCTCCAGTTCACGGTTGGCGGGATGCTGCTGCCGATCGATTTAATGCCTGAATGGCTGCAGCGGATATGCGCCTGGCTGCCGTTTCAGGCAGTGCTCTATTATCCCGCCCGGACGGCGGTTAATTTTCAAAGCTCGCAGCTGATGCCTCAATTTGCCGTTCAAGCGGCATGGATTGCCGTTATGGCAGCGGCAGTAGTGCTGATTTACCGGAGAGGAGTGGCGAAGCTTCATGTCAATGGAGGATAA
- the pyrF gene encoding orotidine-5'-phosphate decarboxylase, with product MIKLTREEAAGRVMVALDYPDAAAAETLLRSLEGIPCYMKVGMQLFYAAGPGFVASLKERGYRVFLDLKMHDIPNTVKGGANSVTKLGVDIFNVHAAGGIRMMEAALEGVEAALAGSIGLQRPTVIAVTQLTSTSRSVLNDEIGIAGAVEDTVLRYAQLARLAGLGGVVASPHEVQSIKAACGIAFKTVTPGIRPSGADANDQSRIMTPREALERGTDYMVIGRPITAASDPREAIESIIKELL from the coding sequence ATGATTAAGCTGACTCGCGAGGAAGCGGCAGGACGCGTAATGGTAGCGCTTGACTACCCGGATGCGGCGGCTGCCGAAACTCTGCTGCGCAGCCTCGAGGGCATTCCCTGCTATATGAAGGTAGGCATGCAGCTGTTTTACGCCGCCGGTCCAGGCTTTGTCGCTTCGCTCAAGGAACGCGGCTACCGAGTGTTTCTGGATCTTAAAATGCACGATATCCCGAATACCGTCAAAGGCGGCGCGAACAGCGTCACTAAGCTGGGCGTCGATATCTTCAATGTACATGCGGCAGGCGGCATTCGCATGATGGAAGCGGCGCTTGAAGGGGTAGAAGCTGCCCTGGCCGGCTCTATCGGCCTTCAGCGGCCGACGGTCATAGCCGTCACTCAGCTGACCAGCACGAGCCGTTCGGTGCTGAACGACGAGATCGGCATAGCCGGCGCCGTTGAAGATACCGTGCTCCGGTATGCGCAGCTTGCAAGGCTTGCCGGCTTGGGCGGAGTCGTCGCATCCCCGCACGAAGTACAATCGATCAAAGCCGCCTGCGGCATCGCTTTTAAAACCGTTACTCCGGGCATCAGGCCTTCCGGCGCAGACGCAAACGACCAATCGCGTATTATGACGCCCCGCGAAGCGCTGGAGCGAGGTACCGACTATATGGTAATCGGCCGTCCCATTACCGCCGCCTCCGATCCTCGCGAGGCGATTGAATCCATCATTAAGGAGCTGCTGTAA
- a CDS encoding ABC transporter permease: protein MSMEDNMQRIGAAAKLTAILRFLATCWKVNLSSAMEYRASFLLMAGMMFLNNFMWLFFWSLFFNRFPLVNGWGLHDVMMLWALGAGGFGWANILFGNFHRIAGIVAGGQLDVYLSQPKPVLLHVIASRMSVTAIGDFAFGIAVYLWVGDHSLTGAVLYLFGLLISGALFMAVMIIAGCCSFFIGSSEGIAQQVLNGFLALTTYPADIFRGAARLLLFSLVPAGFISYLPIGLLKHFDPWFVSGAIGTTLLFSVIAVLFFQAGLRRYTSGNAIAMRS from the coding sequence ATGTCAATGGAGGATAATATGCAGCGTATAGGCGCTGCAGCGAAGCTGACGGCGATTTTGCGATTTCTGGCTACTTGTTGGAAGGTCAACCTGTCCTCCGCGATGGAATACCGGGCAAGCTTTTTGCTGATGGCTGGCATGATGTTCCTTAACAATTTCATGTGGCTGTTTTTTTGGAGCCTCTTCTTTAACCGGTTTCCATTGGTGAACGGCTGGGGACTGCATGATGTGATGATGCTGTGGGCGCTCGGCGCAGGCGGCTTCGGCTGGGCGAACATACTGTTCGGCAATTTCCACCGGATCGCGGGCATCGTTGCCGGGGGCCAGCTTGACGTTTATCTGTCGCAGCCAAAGCCGGTACTGCTGCATGTCATCGCAAGCCGGATGTCAGTGACGGCTATCGGCGATTTCGCTTTCGGAATCGCTGTCTATTTGTGGGTTGGGGATCATTCGCTTACCGGCGCAGTTCTGTACCTCTTCGGTCTGTTGATAAGCGGCGCGCTGTTTATGGCAGTGATGATCATTGCAGGCTGCTGCTCTTTCTTTATCGGCAGCTCGGAAGGGATTGCGCAGCAGGTATTGAACGGCTTTCTCGCGCTGACGACGTACCCGGCGGACATATTTCGAGGTGCTGCCCGGCTGCTGCTGTTCTCGCTCGTACCGGCAGGATTCATCAGCTACCTGCCGATCGGGCTGCTGAAGCACTTTGACCCATGGTTCGTCAGCGGCGCAATCGGCACAACGCTCCTGTTCAGCGTAATCGCTGTATTGTTCTTTCAGGCAGGTCTGAGGCGTTATACGTCGGGCAATGCGATAGCCATGAGAAGCTGA
- the pyrE gene encoding orotate phosphoribosyltransferase has product MTTPVLEQLPGLIAEGLLKINAVALRPSDPFTWTSGLKSPIYCDNRLTMSYPEIRELIAEGFAAVIRERYPDCEAVAGIATGGIPHAAWVAQKLNLPMLYVRDKAKGHGKTNQIEGYFTPGQKVVLIEDLISTGGSSLKAAIAVREAGCEVQGVVAIFTYEFKQAADAFTSANIPLATLSNYSALIEVAVRNGTVRSDDVGLLQSWRENPQAFGV; this is encoded by the coding sequence ATGACCACCCCCGTATTGGAACAACTGCCGGGCTTAATTGCCGAAGGACTGCTGAAAATCAATGCGGTTGCCCTCCGGCCCAGCGATCCGTTCACATGGACGTCCGGACTCAAATCGCCTATTTATTGCGACAACCGTCTCACGATGTCTTATCCGGAGATCCGTGAGCTGATCGCGGAGGGCTTCGCCGCCGTTATCCGCGAGCGTTATCCGGACTGCGAGGCAGTGGCGGGTATTGCGACTGGTGGAATTCCCCATGCCGCTTGGGTGGCGCAGAAGCTGAATCTGCCGATGCTGTATGTCAGGGATAAAGCGAAGGGGCACGGAAAAACGAATCAAATCGAAGGCTATTTCACACCCGGCCAAAAGGTCGTTCTCATCGAAGACCTGATCTCGACCGGCGGAAGCTCGCTTAAAGCCGCTATTGCAGTGCGTGAGGCCGGCTGCGAGGTTCAAGGGGTAGTGGCGATATTTACTTATGAATTCAAGCAGGCGGCCGATGCCTTCACTTCGGCAAATATTCCGCTTGCAACATTGTCCAACTACTCCGCGCTGATTGAAGTTGCCGTACGGAACGGCACTGTGCGCAGTGATGATGTGGGTCTGCTCCAATCATGGCGGGAGAACCCCCAAGCGTTCGGCGTTTAA
- a CDS encoding ATP-binding cassette domain-containing protein — protein MIALQTSGLCKSFRVKRKEAGLSGSFRALLRPEWEEKLAVHGIDLTVDAGEMVAFLGPNGAGKSTTIKMLTGILHPTSGSAQVLGLTPWRDRTKLAFRIGAVFGQKSQLWYHLPPIDTFDLISRIYELKRADYIARRDDLIERFELGPYLHTPVRKLSLGERMRCEIAVSFLHRPQLLFLDEPTIGLDVVVKQRIRELIRDLNRAEGTTVFLTSHDAGDVEELCERAVVIHHGGILLDAPIDVLKRDVLSRKTIALTLAEANTNTGEPQITGTGIIQAEGRRLKLSVDLTQTDIETVLSALLTQVRIEDVTIEDPPLEEIIKHIYGMRRDGTEPLSQHVDKGVYALTGAHAKEADI, from the coding sequence ATGATTGCATTGCAGACAAGCGGTTTATGTAAAAGCTTCCGGGTTAAGCGCAAGGAGGCGGGGTTATCGGGCAGCTTCCGAGCTCTGCTTAGACCGGAATGGGAGGAGAAGCTTGCTGTTCACGGCATTGATTTAACCGTTGACGCCGGGGAGATGGTAGCGTTCCTCGGACCGAACGGGGCCGGTAAATCGACGACGATTAAGATGCTGACCGGAATCCTCCATCCGACATCGGGCAGTGCGCAGGTACTCGGGCTGACCCCGTGGCGTGACAGAACTAAGCTGGCCTTCCGAATCGGTGCCGTATTCGGTCAAAAGTCGCAGCTTTGGTATCATCTGCCCCCCATCGATACATTTGACCTGATCAGCCGTATCTATGAGCTCAAGCGTGCAGACTATATCGCCAGACGCGATGATCTCATCGAGCGGTTCGAGCTCGGCCCATACCTGCATACTCCTGTCCGGAAGCTGTCGCTCGGGGAGAGAATGCGCTGCGAGATCGCCGTATCGTTCCTTCATCGGCCGCAGCTTCTGTTTCTTGATGAGCCGACGATTGGTCTGGATGTTGTGGTCAAACAGCGCATCCGCGAGCTGATCCGCGACTTAAACCGCGCTGAGGGAACGACCGTTTTCTTAACCTCGCATGACGCGGGCGACGTGGAAGAGCTTTGCGAACGGGCGGTCGTCATTCATCATGGCGGCATTTTACTGGATGCTCCTATAGACGTCTTAAAACGTGATGTGCTGAGCAGGAAGACGATTGCGCTGACGCTTGCCGAAGCAAACACGAACACGGGGGAGCCGCAAATTACGGGAACCGGGATTATACAAGCGGAGGGACGCCGTCTGAAGCTTTCGGTGGATTTGACGCAAACGGATATCGAAACAGTGCTCAGCGCGCTGCTTACACAGGTAAGGATTGAAGACGTAACGATTGAAGACCCGCCGCTCGAAGAGATCATTAAACATATATACGGCATGCGCCGTGACGGCACAGAGCCGCTGAGCCAGCATGTTGATAAGGGCGTTTATGCATTAACGGGCGCCCATGCGAAGGAGGCCGACATATGA